In Citrus sinensis cultivar Valencia sweet orange chromosome 2, DVS_A1.0, whole genome shotgun sequence, a single genomic region encodes these proteins:
- the LOC102626946 gene encoding uncharacterized protein LOC102626946 isoform X4 — protein sequence MLVNLVTYSETESTVRIAAARVFAKMGCSYSVAKRAYKTGLKLVLDSSDEDFLVAMLTSLSKLAYKSTLLISEQVDFLLHLLNREKALHIQATALRCLYLTFVKGMGQSLISATLFRALFNIVEEAELPSTMQCEALKLLHKILLGRPPNLSCADMPEFAELLRIVDNASRSPIISKSIVAILVLVEIVIKFQRRVEMGSGGVCTLPMPSEVVSLIMDRITLLVKSILCSCQFNHVKVFEQVQSLLSLLLLLVGEHPDLGVLVLNKVHYLIEDLVDTCTTMAGRQADSAVNNPVEIRGERDQTINSKLIFILNRFVVSCLEILNKAGTLTNQVFDKVKLLVQSVHHCSFFDCYTHIIYSLLLDTRTVWICMINRNDEARGDDGNFHTCLQDFIDKHELLTLEFAKKMLIHRDTWPAYRAGMYAACQGAWVTASFLFGQLIMKVQSGIFSCWLKSVSHLAHSQRIIQLLFLTKHDSSSVDWLETKELPITFSEDNLCEIEKDVAGIIDEPNHSQALVVAYQSLISAERTLETTFTSTNAFFFQRWFLALRAKLLGAVMEMFRVLSTIQSEQKTNNDALVRKCTIVDSIKFLQQITQISFQLKRLSQEFDLIATSFIGIDSKSSNIIKAVALNCSLLAVSAGFAFYIPSLPAYQNLTCGLGSSQKCSHAMLIQNLVGRLWNLDHEVTSNLGMLAEVIGLSKNCFHLQSKNQILDSSCEVKNIVDVCNYAVSGIVCWQNEAKMVQDDKIRSEVITNGSQLLLNIILKLMNIPFRVPKFFFKVRPCVGSELFISSADVRNVDGISVSTGFPLSLNLCLQLKNVPPDLPVRLTKFYCILHCSQKLVLDGQSNEKTPWSPQPWEDSDVVEINEMLFQYVTECTKRTNYRKCFRDGDINNDGAVTVFVHFELSARGQGFSNCLLDVSHFPVGSYRIKWHCCCIDSQGSYWSLLPLNAEPVFTVLS from the exons ATGCTGGTTAATTTAGTGACTTATTCTGAAACAGAGTCAACTGTGAGGATAGCTGCTGCACGAGTTTTTGCAAAAATGGGGTGCTCATACTCTGTAGCAAAGAGAGCTTACAAG ACAGGTCTGAAGCTGGTGTTGGACTCTTCAGATGAGGACTTTCTGGTTGCAATGCTGACTTCACTTTCAAAACTTGCATACAAATCAACTCTTCTTATTTCTGAACAG GTGGACTTTCTTTTGCACCTTCTTAATCGTGAAAAAGCTTTGCATATTCAAGCAACTGCATTAAGATGTCTGTATCTTACGTTTGTGAAGGGAATGGGTCAATCTCTCATTAGTGCAACTCTATTTCGAGCATTATTTAACATAGTGGAGGAAGCTGAACTTCCATCTACCATGCAATGTGAAGCTCTAAAGCTTCTGCATAAG ATCCTTTTGGGTAGACCACCTAATCTGTCTTGTGCTGACATGCCTGAGTTTGCTGAGCTATTAAGAATTGTTGATAATGCATCCCGATCTCCAATCATATCTAAGAGTATTGTCGCTATCCTTGTTCTTGTAGAAATAGTAATTAAGTTTCAAAGGAGAGTAGAAATGGGTTCTGGTGGTGTTTGTACCTTACCTATGCCATCAGAAGTTGTCTCATTAATCATGGATCGTATCACCTTGCTGGTTAAGTCAATATTGTGTTCATGTCAGTTTAACCATGTTAAAGTATTTGAACAAGTCCAAAGCCTTCTcagtcttcttcttctccttgtTGGAGAACATCCAGATCTGGGTGTCTTAGTGCTGAATAAAGTTCATTATCTTATTGAGGATCTTGTGGATACTTGTACAACAATGGCTGGTAGGCAAGCAGACTCAGCTGTTAACAACCCAGTGGAGATCAGAGGAGAAAGGGACCAGACAATCAATTCAAAGcttatatttattctaaacAGATTTGTAGTATCCTGCCTTGAAATTCTCAATAAAGCTGGCACTTTAACTAACCAAGTCTTTGACAAAGTAAAGCTTCTGGTTCAGAGTGTTCATCACTGCAGTTTCTTTGATTGCTATACGCACATAATCTACTCTCTATTGTTGGATACTCGAACGGTATGGATTTGCATGATTAATAGGAATGATGAAGCTCGTGGAGATGATGGAAACTTTCATACATGTTTACAAGATTTCATTGATAAGCATGAACTCCTTACCCTTGAGTTTGCAAAGAAGATGTTGATACATAGGGATACCTGGCCTGCTTATAGAGCTGGAATGTATGCAGCATGTCAGGGAGCATGGGTCACAGCTAGTTTTTTGTTTGGGCAACTGATAATGAAGGTTCAATCTGGTATTTTTTCTTGCTGGTTAAAATCAGTATCTCATTTGGCTCATTCTCAAAGGATAATCCAGCTGCTTTTCTTAACAAAACATGATTCCAGTTCTGTGGATTGGTTAGAGACAAAAGAACTTCCTATCACATTTTCTGAGGATAATTTAtgtgaaattgaaaaagatgTTGCGGGAATTATTGATGAGCCTAATCATAGTCAAGCTCTTGTTGTGGCTTACCAGAGTCTTATCTCTGCAGAAAGAACATTAGAAACCACTTTCACATCAACTAATGCCTTTTTTTTCCAGAGATGGTTTTTGGCTCTAAGAGCAAAGTTACTTGGAGCTGTAATGGAGATGTTCAGAGTCTTGAGCACAATTCAATCTGAACAGAAAACTAACAACGATGCACTGGTTCGGAAATGTACAATAGTTGACAGTATCAAATTTTTGCAACAAATCACTCAAATATCTTTTCAGTTGAAGAGGTTGTCACAGGAATTTGATCTAATTGCCACTTCTTTCATTGGTATTGACAGCAAAAGTTCAAATATCATCAAAGCAGTTGCTCTAAATTGTTCATTATTGGCTGTTAGCGCTGGATTTGCATTTTACATTCCTTCCCTACCCGCCTATCAAAATTTAACTTGTGGCCTTGGAAGCTCACAGAAGTGTTCCCATGCAATGCTGATACAAAATTTAGTTGGGAGGTTGTGGAATCTAGACCATGAGGTGACTAGCAATCTTGGTATGCTTGCAGAGGTCATTGGATTGTCCAAGAATTGTTTTCACTTGCAGTCCAAAAATCAGATATTGGACAGTAGCTGTgaagttaaaaatattgttgatgtTTGTAACTATGCTGTTTCTGGCATTGTTTGCTGGCAAAATGAGGCAAAAATGGTTCAGGATGACAAGATTCGATCGGAAGTTATCACGAATGGCTCACAGCTTTTGTTGAACatcattttgaaattaatgaacaTCCCTTTCAGAGTTCCCAAGTTCTTCTTCAAAGTAAG GCCATGCGTTGGGTCAGAGCTCTTTATCTCGAGTGCAGACGTGAGAAACGTTGATGGAATATCTGTCTCGACAGGCTTCCCATTGTCACTGAACCTTTGTCTCCAACTCAAAAATGTGCCACCAGATCTCCCTGTTCGGCTGACCAAGTTCTACTGCATCCTTCATTGTAGTCAGAAGCTTGTTTTAGACGGGCAAAGCAATGAGAAAACGCCGTGGAGTCCTCAACCTTGGGAAGACAGCGATGTGgtagaaattaatgaaatgcTGTTTCAATATGTGACAGAATGTACGAAAAGGACCAATTACCGTAAGTGTTTTAGAGACGGTGATATCAATAATGATGGAGCTGTGACTGTATTTGTGCACTTTGAACTAAGTGCGAGAGGACAAGGGTTCTCAAATTGCTTGCTTGATGTTTCACACTTTCCTGTGGGTTCTTATCGGATCAAATGGCATTGCTGTTGTATTGACAGTCAAGGTTCTTACTGGAGTCTGCTTCCCTTGAATGCTGAACCTGTATTCACTGTACTGAGTTAA
- the LOC102626946 gene encoding uncharacterized protein LOC102626946 isoform X6 — protein MGCSYSVAKRAYKTGLKLVLDSSDEDFLVAMLTSLSKLAYKSTLLISEQVDFLLHLLNREKALHIQATALRCLYLTFVKGMGQSLISATLFRALFNIVEEAELPSTMQCEALKLLHKILLGRPPNLSCADMPEFAELLRIVDNASRSPIISKSIVAILVLVEIVIKFQRRVEMGSGGVCTLPMPSEVVSLIMDRITLLVKSILCSCQFNHVKVFEQVQSLLSLLLLLVGEHPDLGVLVLNKVHYLIEDLVDTCTTMAGRQADSAVNNPVEIRGERDQTINSKLIFILNRFVVSCLEILNKAGTLTNQVFDKVKLLVQSVHHCSFFDCYTHIIYSLLLDTRTVWICMINRNDEARGDDGNFHTCLQDFIDKHELLTLEFAKKMLIHRDTWPAYRAGMYAACQGAWVTASFLFGQLIMKVQSGIFSCWLKSVSHLAHSQRIIQLLFLTKHDSSSVDWLETKELPITFSEDNLCEIEKDVAGIIDEPNHSQALVVAYQSLISAERTLETTFTSTNAFFFQRWFLALRAKLLGAVMEMFRVLSTIQSEQKTNNDALVRKCTIVDSIKFLQQITQISFQLKRLSQEFDLIATSFIGIDSKSSNIIKAVALNCSLLAVSAGFAFYIPSLPAYQNLTCGLGSSQKCSHAMLIQNLVGRLWNLDHEVTSNLGMLAEVIGLSKNCFHLQSKNQILDSSCEVKNIVDVCNYAVSGIVCWQNEAKMVQDDKIRSEVITNGSQLLLNIILKLMNIPFRVPKFFFKVRPCVGSELFISSADVRNVDGISVSTGFPLSLNLCLQLKNVPPDLPVRLTKFYCILHCSQKLVLDGQSNEKTPWSPQPWEDSDVVEINEMLFQYVTECTKRTNYRKCFRDGDINNDGAVTVFVHFELSARGQGFSNCLLDVSHFPVGSYRIKWHCCCIDSQGSYWSLLPLNAEPVFTVLS, from the exons ATGGGGTGCTCATACTCTGTAGCAAAGAGAGCTTACAAG ACAGGTCTGAAGCTGGTGTTGGACTCTTCAGATGAGGACTTTCTGGTTGCAATGCTGACTTCACTTTCAAAACTTGCATACAAATCAACTCTTCTTATTTCTGAACAG GTGGACTTTCTTTTGCACCTTCTTAATCGTGAAAAAGCTTTGCATATTCAAGCAACTGCATTAAGATGTCTGTATCTTACGTTTGTGAAGGGAATGGGTCAATCTCTCATTAGTGCAACTCTATTTCGAGCATTATTTAACATAGTGGAGGAAGCTGAACTTCCATCTACCATGCAATGTGAAGCTCTAAAGCTTCTGCATAAG ATCCTTTTGGGTAGACCACCTAATCTGTCTTGTGCTGACATGCCTGAGTTTGCTGAGCTATTAAGAATTGTTGATAATGCATCCCGATCTCCAATCATATCTAAGAGTATTGTCGCTATCCTTGTTCTTGTAGAAATAGTAATTAAGTTTCAAAGGAGAGTAGAAATGGGTTCTGGTGGTGTTTGTACCTTACCTATGCCATCAGAAGTTGTCTCATTAATCATGGATCGTATCACCTTGCTGGTTAAGTCAATATTGTGTTCATGTCAGTTTAACCATGTTAAAGTATTTGAACAAGTCCAAAGCCTTCTcagtcttcttcttctccttgtTGGAGAACATCCAGATCTGGGTGTCTTAGTGCTGAATAAAGTTCATTATCTTATTGAGGATCTTGTGGATACTTGTACAACAATGGCTGGTAGGCAAGCAGACTCAGCTGTTAACAACCCAGTGGAGATCAGAGGAGAAAGGGACCAGACAATCAATTCAAAGcttatatttattctaaacAGATTTGTAGTATCCTGCCTTGAAATTCTCAATAAAGCTGGCACTTTAACTAACCAAGTCTTTGACAAAGTAAAGCTTCTGGTTCAGAGTGTTCATCACTGCAGTTTCTTTGATTGCTATACGCACATAATCTACTCTCTATTGTTGGATACTCGAACGGTATGGATTTGCATGATTAATAGGAATGATGAAGCTCGTGGAGATGATGGAAACTTTCATACATGTTTACAAGATTTCATTGATAAGCATGAACTCCTTACCCTTGAGTTTGCAAAGAAGATGTTGATACATAGGGATACCTGGCCTGCTTATAGAGCTGGAATGTATGCAGCATGTCAGGGAGCATGGGTCACAGCTAGTTTTTTGTTTGGGCAACTGATAATGAAGGTTCAATCTGGTATTTTTTCTTGCTGGTTAAAATCAGTATCTCATTTGGCTCATTCTCAAAGGATAATCCAGCTGCTTTTCTTAACAAAACATGATTCCAGTTCTGTGGATTGGTTAGAGACAAAAGAACTTCCTATCACATTTTCTGAGGATAATTTAtgtgaaattgaaaaagatgTTGCGGGAATTATTGATGAGCCTAATCATAGTCAAGCTCTTGTTGTGGCTTACCAGAGTCTTATCTCTGCAGAAAGAACATTAGAAACCACTTTCACATCAACTAATGCCTTTTTTTTCCAGAGATGGTTTTTGGCTCTAAGAGCAAAGTTACTTGGAGCTGTAATGGAGATGTTCAGAGTCTTGAGCACAATTCAATCTGAACAGAAAACTAACAACGATGCACTGGTTCGGAAATGTACAATAGTTGACAGTATCAAATTTTTGCAACAAATCACTCAAATATCTTTTCAGTTGAAGAGGTTGTCACAGGAATTTGATCTAATTGCCACTTCTTTCATTGGTATTGACAGCAAAAGTTCAAATATCATCAAAGCAGTTGCTCTAAATTGTTCATTATTGGCTGTTAGCGCTGGATTTGCATTTTACATTCCTTCCCTACCCGCCTATCAAAATTTAACTTGTGGCCTTGGAAGCTCACAGAAGTGTTCCCATGCAATGCTGATACAAAATTTAGTTGGGAGGTTGTGGAATCTAGACCATGAGGTGACTAGCAATCTTGGTATGCTTGCAGAGGTCATTGGATTGTCCAAGAATTGTTTTCACTTGCAGTCCAAAAATCAGATATTGGACAGTAGCTGTgaagttaaaaatattgttgatgtTTGTAACTATGCTGTTTCTGGCATTGTTTGCTGGCAAAATGAGGCAAAAATGGTTCAGGATGACAAGATTCGATCGGAAGTTATCACGAATGGCTCACAGCTTTTGTTGAACatcattttgaaattaatgaacaTCCCTTTCAGAGTTCCCAAGTTCTTCTTCAAAGTAAG GCCATGCGTTGGGTCAGAGCTCTTTATCTCGAGTGCAGACGTGAGAAACGTTGATGGAATATCTGTCTCGACAGGCTTCCCATTGTCACTGAACCTTTGTCTCCAACTCAAAAATGTGCCACCAGATCTCCCTGTTCGGCTGACCAAGTTCTACTGCATCCTTCATTGTAGTCAGAAGCTTGTTTTAGACGGGCAAAGCAATGAGAAAACGCCGTGGAGTCCTCAACCTTGGGAAGACAGCGATGTGgtagaaattaatgaaatgcTGTTTCAATATGTGACAGAATGTACGAAAAGGACCAATTACCGTAAGTGTTTTAGAGACGGTGATATCAATAATGATGGAGCTGTGACTGTATTTGTGCACTTTGAACTAAGTGCGAGAGGACAAGGGTTCTCAAATTGCTTGCTTGATGTTTCACACTTTCCTGTGGGTTCTTATCGGATCAAATGGCATTGCTGTTGTATTGACAGTCAAGGTTCTTACTGGAGTCTGCTTCCCTTGAATGCTGAACCTGTATTCACTGTACTGAGTTAA
- the LOC102626946 gene encoding uncharacterized protein LOC102626946 isoform X5, translating to MKLLLVRATNTPWTSNYWSSSIFTGLKLVLDSSDEDFLVAMLTSLSKLAYKSTLLISEQVDFLLHLLNREKALHIQATALRCLYLTFVKGMGQSLISATLFRALFNIVEEAELPSTMQCEALKLLHKILLGRPPNLSCADMPEFAELLRIVDNASRSPIISKSIVAILVLVEIVIKFQRRVEMGSGGVCTLPMPSEVVSLIMDRITLLVKSILCSCQFNHVKVFEQVQSLLSLLLLLVGEHPDLGVLVLNKVHYLIEDLVDTCTTMAGRQADSAVNNPVEIRGERDQTINSKLIFILNRFVVSCLEILNKAGTLTNQVFDKVKLLVQSVHHCSFFDCYTHIIYSLLLDTRTVWICMINRNDEARGDDGNFHTCLQDFIDKHELLTLEFAKKMLIHRDTWPAYRAGMYAACQGAWVTASFLFGQLIMKVQSGIFSCWLKSVSHLAHSQRIIQLLFLTKHDSSSVDWLETKELPITFSEDNLCEIEKDVAGIIDEPNHSQALVVAYQSLISAERTLETTFTSTNAFFFQRWFLALRAKLLGAVMEMFRVLSTIQSEQKTNNDALVRKCTIVDSIKFLQQITQISFQLKRLSQEFDLIATSFIGIDSKSSNIIKAVALNCSLLAVSAGFAFYIPSLPAYQNLTCGLGSSQKCSHAMLIQNLVGRLWNLDHEVTSNLGMLAEVIGLSKNCFHLQSKNQILDSSCEVKNIVDVCNYAVSGIVCWQNEAKMVQDDKIRSEVITNGSQLLLNIILKLMNIPFRVPKFFFKVRPCVGSELFISSADVRNVDGISVSTGFPLSLNLCLQLKNVPPDLPVRLTKFYCILHCSQKLVLDGQSNEKTPWSPQPWEDSDVVEINEMLFQYVTECTKRTNYRKCFRDGDINNDGAVTVFVHFELSARGQGFSNCLLDVSHFPVGSYRIKWHCCCIDSQGSYWSLLPLNAEPVFTVLS from the exons ATGAAACTTCTGCTAGTTAGAGCAACCAACACTCCATGGACTTCTAACTATTGGTCAAGTTCTATCTTTACTG GTCTGAAGCTGGTGTTGGACTCTTCAGATGAGGACTTTCTGGTTGCAATGCTGACTTCACTTTCAAAACTTGCATACAAATCAACTCTTCTTATTTCTGAACAG GTGGACTTTCTTTTGCACCTTCTTAATCGTGAAAAAGCTTTGCATATTCAAGCAACTGCATTAAGATGTCTGTATCTTACGTTTGTGAAGGGAATGGGTCAATCTCTCATTAGTGCAACTCTATTTCGAGCATTATTTAACATAGTGGAGGAAGCTGAACTTCCATCTACCATGCAATGTGAAGCTCTAAAGCTTCTGCATAAG ATCCTTTTGGGTAGACCACCTAATCTGTCTTGTGCTGACATGCCTGAGTTTGCTGAGCTATTAAGAATTGTTGATAATGCATCCCGATCTCCAATCATATCTAAGAGTATTGTCGCTATCCTTGTTCTTGTAGAAATAGTAATTAAGTTTCAAAGGAGAGTAGAAATGGGTTCTGGTGGTGTTTGTACCTTACCTATGCCATCAGAAGTTGTCTCATTAATCATGGATCGTATCACCTTGCTGGTTAAGTCAATATTGTGTTCATGTCAGTTTAACCATGTTAAAGTATTTGAACAAGTCCAAAGCCTTCTcagtcttcttcttctccttgtTGGAGAACATCCAGATCTGGGTGTCTTAGTGCTGAATAAAGTTCATTATCTTATTGAGGATCTTGTGGATACTTGTACAACAATGGCTGGTAGGCAAGCAGACTCAGCTGTTAACAACCCAGTGGAGATCAGAGGAGAAAGGGACCAGACAATCAATTCAAAGcttatatttattctaaacAGATTTGTAGTATCCTGCCTTGAAATTCTCAATAAAGCTGGCACTTTAACTAACCAAGTCTTTGACAAAGTAAAGCTTCTGGTTCAGAGTGTTCATCACTGCAGTTTCTTTGATTGCTATACGCACATAATCTACTCTCTATTGTTGGATACTCGAACGGTATGGATTTGCATGATTAATAGGAATGATGAAGCTCGTGGAGATGATGGAAACTTTCATACATGTTTACAAGATTTCATTGATAAGCATGAACTCCTTACCCTTGAGTTTGCAAAGAAGATGTTGATACATAGGGATACCTGGCCTGCTTATAGAGCTGGAATGTATGCAGCATGTCAGGGAGCATGGGTCACAGCTAGTTTTTTGTTTGGGCAACTGATAATGAAGGTTCAATCTGGTATTTTTTCTTGCTGGTTAAAATCAGTATCTCATTTGGCTCATTCTCAAAGGATAATCCAGCTGCTTTTCTTAACAAAACATGATTCCAGTTCTGTGGATTGGTTAGAGACAAAAGAACTTCCTATCACATTTTCTGAGGATAATTTAtgtgaaattgaaaaagatgTTGCGGGAATTATTGATGAGCCTAATCATAGTCAAGCTCTTGTTGTGGCTTACCAGAGTCTTATCTCTGCAGAAAGAACATTAGAAACCACTTTCACATCAACTAATGCCTTTTTTTTCCAGAGATGGTTTTTGGCTCTAAGAGCAAAGTTACTTGGAGCTGTAATGGAGATGTTCAGAGTCTTGAGCACAATTCAATCTGAACAGAAAACTAACAACGATGCACTGGTTCGGAAATGTACAATAGTTGACAGTATCAAATTTTTGCAACAAATCACTCAAATATCTTTTCAGTTGAAGAGGTTGTCACAGGAATTTGATCTAATTGCCACTTCTTTCATTGGTATTGACAGCAAAAGTTCAAATATCATCAAAGCAGTTGCTCTAAATTGTTCATTATTGGCTGTTAGCGCTGGATTTGCATTTTACATTCCTTCCCTACCCGCCTATCAAAATTTAACTTGTGGCCTTGGAAGCTCACAGAAGTGTTCCCATGCAATGCTGATACAAAATTTAGTTGGGAGGTTGTGGAATCTAGACCATGAGGTGACTAGCAATCTTGGTATGCTTGCAGAGGTCATTGGATTGTCCAAGAATTGTTTTCACTTGCAGTCCAAAAATCAGATATTGGACAGTAGCTGTgaagttaaaaatattgttgatgtTTGTAACTATGCTGTTTCTGGCATTGTTTGCTGGCAAAATGAGGCAAAAATGGTTCAGGATGACAAGATTCGATCGGAAGTTATCACGAATGGCTCACAGCTTTTGTTGAACatcattttgaaattaatgaacaTCCCTTTCAGAGTTCCCAAGTTCTTCTTCAAAGTAAG GCCATGCGTTGGGTCAGAGCTCTTTATCTCGAGTGCAGACGTGAGAAACGTTGATGGAATATCTGTCTCGACAGGCTTCCCATTGTCACTGAACCTTTGTCTCCAACTCAAAAATGTGCCACCAGATCTCCCTGTTCGGCTGACCAAGTTCTACTGCATCCTTCATTGTAGTCAGAAGCTTGTTTTAGACGGGCAAAGCAATGAGAAAACGCCGTGGAGTCCTCAACCTTGGGAAGACAGCGATGTGgtagaaattaatgaaatgcTGTTTCAATATGTGACAGAATGTACGAAAAGGACCAATTACCGTAAGTGTTTTAGAGACGGTGATATCAATAATGATGGAGCTGTGACTGTATTTGTGCACTTTGAACTAAGTGCGAGAGGACAAGGGTTCTCAAATTGCTTGCTTGATGTTTCACACTTTCCTGTGGGTTCTTATCGGATCAAATGGCATTGCTGTTGTATTGACAGTCAAGGTTCTTACTGGAGTCTGCTTCCCTTGAATGCTGAACCTGTATTCACTGTACTGAGTTAA